In a single window of the Elaeis guineensis isolate ETL-2024a chromosome 8, EG11, whole genome shotgun sequence genome:
- the LOC140851070 gene encoding uncharacterized protein, translating to MDKIFQCSPRLYFLSQQPEDESKSPYSEPQYSVFADQLPGKDHAFDSMKDGNGSTFSEFCVSSSHLCDTSSISMKSMVPVSVASVPDPVSQEIPSASTGMESQAWSSASAAEESEEPNW from the exons ATGGACAAGATTTTCCAATGCAGTCCACGTTTATATTTTCTAAGTCAACAACCAGAAGATGAATCCAAATCTCCATACTCTGAACCTCAATACTCTGTTTTTGCTGATCAACTTCCAGGTAAAGATCATGCTTTTGATAGTATGAAGGATGGTAATGGATCCACCTTCTCAGAATTCTGTGTTTCTAGTTCGCATTTGTGTGATACCTCATCAATATCCATGAAGAGCATGGTACCGGTTTCTGTTGCGAGTGTACCAGATCCTGTCTCACAGGAAATTCCTTCAGCCAGCACAG GAATGGAATCCCAAGCATGGAGCAGTGCCAGTGCCGCTGAGGAGTCGGAGGAACCTAATTGGTAG
- the LOC140851069 gene encoding uncharacterized protein encodes MSEIQIEDFLEEDYRPLRKRPKKNNAPLKHPPSQATRKMKPSKFHAPTRLRIGAWEHVSRHESDLEAKCYFAKQKLIWEFLEGGLKSKIEIPWSHIKGLKVTYPETGDGTLDIEIARPPLFYKETDPQPRKHTRWRPTTDFTGFQASIHRHFLECEQDSLRENMDKIFQCSPRLYFLSQQPEDESKSPYSEPQYSVFADQLQGKDHAFDSMKDGNGSTFSEFCVSGSHLCDTSSIPMKSMVPVSVASVPDPVSQEIPSASTGMESQAWSSAGAAELEESNWWDQSIWPTE; translated from the exons ATGTCGGAGATTCAGATAGAGGACTTCTTGGAGGAGGACTACAGACCGCTCCGTAAGAGACCGAAGAAGAATAATGCTCCTTTGAAGCATCCG CCTTCTCAAGCTACCAGAAAGATGAAACCTTCAAAGTTTCATGCGCCTACCCGTTTGAGAATCGGAGCTTGGGAG CATGTATCAAGACATGAAAGTGATCTAGAGGCTAAGTGTTACTTTGCAAAACAAAAACTTATTTGGGAGTTTCTTGAAGGTGGCCTGAAGAGCAAGATTGAAATTCCATGGTCACATATTAAGGGTCTAAAGGTAACATACCCTGAAACAGGGGATGGAACCCTGGATATAGAG ATAGCTAGGCCACCTCTTTTTTACAAAGAGACCGATCCTCAGCCGAGAAAGCATACCAGATGGCGACCTACTACAGATTTTACTGGCTTCCAGGCGAGTATACACAG GCACTTTCTGGAGTGTGAACAAGACTCGTTAAGGGAGAATATGGACAAGATTTTCCAATGCAGTCCACGTTTATATTTTCTGAGTCAACAACCAGAAGATGAATCCAAATCTCCATACTCTGAACCTCAATACTCTGTTTTTGCTGATCAACTTCAAGGTAAAGATCATGCTTTCGATAGTATGAAGGATGGTAATGGATCCACCTTCTCAGAATTCTGTGTTTCTGGTTCGCATTTGTGTGATACCTCATCAATACCCATGAAGAGCATGGTACCGGTTTCTGTTGCGAGTGTACCAGATCCTGTCTCACAGGAAATTCCTTCAGCCAGCACAG GAATGGAATCCCAAGCATGGAGCAGTGCCGGTGCCGCAGAGTTGGAGGAATCTAATTGGTGGGATCAGTCGATTTGGCCAACAGAAtaa